The DNA window CTGAAGTTTTTGCCACATTGGTTCTAATGTATTACTCGGAAGCAAACCTCAGTTTTAACGGGAAAGAAGAGGCGAAATAAAACTAAAAATTCTGCGTTTCTTCATTATAATAAGAAAAAACGATCTGTTTACTAGTATTTAAATCTTTCGAAAAGTCAAAATAAATAATGATTGATTTCGTCACTTTATTGTGGTTTCATAATAAAGTGTAAAAAGACCATTTTTCTTGCAGAGAGAAATAAGATAAGTACTTCTGTGTTGATTCTTTCTTTTGAATATAGTATACATACAGGGGTATAGAAATTAGTTGGGAGGAAAACATGGCGATACTATATATGAGCATAGGTATTTTACTTTTATTAATTTGTTACAGTTTTTATAAACGCTATGTGCCGGTGCAAGGAATAAAGAAAGTGACGGCCGTGGACTGTGCTTCTACAACGATTTCGTATGTAGATGTTCGTCATTTTCATGAAATGAAACAAAACCCCTGTCACAAAGCAATCCATATTCCGCTTCCTTATTTAGAGAGACAGCATGCAGAAATTCCATATAAAGAAGTGGTGGTAATTGTTCCTGACAGCATTTCCCGAAATTTAAGCATTCGGCAGCTGAAAAAACATGGGTATCAGGTCAAAGGATACATGTGTGCGGAAAGATGTGTGTAATAAAAAGAACAGCAAATAATCCTTTATAGGGTTTCCATTTGGAATGCTGTGATATATAAGCTAAAAGATACCCGTGTCAAAATGGGTATCTTTTTTTGTTATGAAGACAAGAAGGGGGGGCAGCGATCGGTTTCTTTTGGTTCAACAGACACTGAGTCTTTTAGCGTGTTTTTATGTCAAAAGGTTTGAAAAATCCCTTTTGTGGTAAAAAAAAACGTAGTCCTCCTAGTGCATAGACAGAGGTTTAATAGGAAGTTATAATTTAGGCAATTACATAAAAGGGGAGTAAGCTAAGGAAGGTGAATAGATGTGCGAAAGATAAAGCGGTTGCTATTTCTGTTCATTTGTATAGCGGTTGTAATTGTTGCGTATGAGATGATTCGATATCCGGTTGAAAACAATGCTGCAAGTGTACAGCATCACTTGCGCAATTGGGAGCATAAAGAAAGTATTGATGGTTCTGCAAAGATTACGTTGCAAGATTTTAAACGGATTGATCACTCTAATACATACATAGCCTTATTCTCCATACCTGGTGATAAAGAAGGAATGGCCGTATTGAAGCAAGGATGGAACAAACGCCTGCGCATTGAAGTAAGTACCAAAATGAGCAACTTAGTGGATTACGATGATATCCATACAAATAAAGGGACATATGCGCTGTTTACAGGAACAAATAGAAGTAAACAAATTGAGCGAGTAAAGGCGGCTTTGGTACACGATACATATACAATTGATGCCGCGGTCCCAAAAAGTGATTATTTTGTGCTGTATGAAAAAATACCGAGTCATATTAAACATCCGTTTCCAGCAACAACAACGCTGCTAGATAGAGCGGGGGATGACATTACGGTTAAAGAATTTATGGATCAGGAGCTGCGTGAATAACACGCAGCTTTTTTCTGTCATAAAAAGCTTTTTTAAAAATTCACGTTTTGTTCATATTTTCGAAAGAAAGAATTTTAAGCAAAAAAATCAAATATTTGCTACAAAGTAAAGGCGAATTAACGGGCAAAATAAGTTTCATACAGGGCGTCACATATTCTTTGAAAATTTGTCACAAAATATTCAATTATGTCGATGTGTATTGATATATCAATGTTGGAACAAAGACACAAAGCTAATTTTGCAGTTATTCCTAAAGAAATAGTTAAGAAATGGGAGCTGAATCCTTTTATTTACATTTATTCATACCAAATTATGTGATAGAATATCGCAAGGTTGAAGCACTCTAACCCCATTGGTACAGTCACTATATTAGAATATTTTCAATATAAAAAAATAAAGCAAAAGGGACGAAAAAAATGTCATTTTGTATTACAATAGTAGTGGCCTACAAATAAGGGGGAAGAGAGTCTGTATAAAAATGTCGTTATCTCGCGAAAGATAGCGCATTTTGAATGTTCATCAATATAGGCTTCGCATCATGTGTTGTTAGAAAGGAGAGTTTTAAGTGAAACCAAAAAAAGGATTTTGGAAGCTAGTAGGTTTACTATCTGCGCTTTCACTAGTATTTTTGAGCGGTTGTTCAAAGCTTGCTGTATTGAACCCGCAAGGTCCTGTTGCAAAAACGCAATCTGATTTAATCATTTGGTCTATGTGGATGATGTTGATCGTGGTTGTTGTCGTATTTGCTATTTTTATATTTGTTCTTGTCAAATATCGTGAAAAACCTGAAAACATGGACTATGAGCCACCTGAGCAAGAAGGTAACTTAAAGATGGAGGTTATTTGGACAGCGTTCCCAATCATCATCTTAATTCTATTAGCAGTGCCAACTGTTAAAGCGATCTATTCTGCAGAAGAAGTACCGACAGAATCAAAGGATAAAGATCCAATCGTGATTCACGTTACATCTGCAAACTGGAAATGGATTTTCAGTTATCCGGAACAAAATATCGAAACGGTTAACTATGTAAACATTCCAGCAGATACGCCAGTGAAATTTGAGTTAACAGCTCAAGGACCTATGAACTCATTCTGGGTACCAGAACTTGGCGGACAAAAATATTCGATGAACAACATGTCAATGCCATTATACTTAGAAGCTGATAAGCCTGGTTCTTATATGGGACGTAGTGCTAACTTCTCTGGTGAACATTTCACTCAAATGCAGTTCGAAGTTCAAGCTCAAACGGACAAAGACTTCAAAGAGTGGGTTAGTGATGTAAAAGGCACAGCTGGTAAATTGACTGAAAAGAAATATGATCAAATCCTAAGCCCGGGCGTTGTTGGACGTCAAACTTACAACGGTACACATTTAAAATGGATTGACCATGCAAAAGATGTATACATTCCTGGCAAAGAGCTAGAACGTGGTACAGGACATGATCACAGCAAGATGAAAGAAGACGAAAAAACGAGTAATGAAGAAATGGAAAACATGGATCACTCAAATCATGAATAACATTCATTTATTACACTAAATTACGTAATGATTGGGGGAAGACATAATGAAGCTAGATGAATTTTTCGTCACTGGCGAACCTATGATTTACGCTGCTGATGCAGCAATCGCTATGACGGTCATCGGTATCGTTTTTGTCTTAACATATTTCAAGAAATGGAAATGGTTATGGACAGAATGGTTAACAACAGTTGACCATAAAAGACTCGGTGTCATGTACATCCTTTCAGCTGTATTAATGCTTTTCCGCGGCGGAATTGATGGAATCATGATGCGTATGCAGCTTGCATTCCCGGGTATGAACATTTTAGATGAACATCACTACAACGGAGTCTTCACGGCTCACGGTGTTATCATGATCTTATTCATGGCAATGCCATTTATTATCGGACTAATGAACGTAATCGTTCCATTACAAATTGGTGCGCGTGACGTAGCATATCCGTTCTTAAACGCAATTAGTTTCTGGACATTCTTTATGGGAGCAATGCTATTTAACCTTTCTTTCGTAATCGGAGGAGCTCCTGATGCAGGTTGGACAAGTTACTTCCCGCTTGCAGGTAAAGAATTCAGTGAGGGCATCGGGAATAACTTCTATGCCGTTTCACTACAGATTGCTGGTGCTGGTACATTAATGACTGGTATCAACTTCTTTGTAACAATTTTAAAAATGCGTGCTCCTGGCATGACAATGATGAAAATGCCAATGTTTACTTGGTCAATCTTCATCACATCAATTATTATCATTTTCGCGTTCCCTGTATTAACAGTAGCGCTTGCACTTATGACACTTGACCGTGTATTTGGAACAGCCTTCTTTACAATGGCTAACGGCGGTCTTCCAATGATGTGGGCTAACTTATTCTGGATTTGGGGTCACCCTGAAGTATATATCGTTATTTTACCGGTATTCGGTGTCTTCTCAGAAGTTATCAGTACACATTCTCGTAAGAACTTATTCGGTTATAAAGCAATGGTAGTATCAATGGTCGGTATCGCATTCTTAAGTTACCTTGTATGGGTGCATCACTTCTTTACAATGGGTAACTCACCGTCAGTTAACTCGTTCTTCTCAATCACAACGATGTTAATCGCCGTACCAACCGGAGTTAAAATTTTTAACTGGCTCTTTACAATGTATAAAGGCCGTATCAAATTTACGACTGCGATGCTTTGGTCATTAGCGTTTATTCCAAACTTCGTAATCGGTGGGGTAACAGGGGTTATGCTTGCGATGGCATCAGCCGATTATCAATATCATAACAGTTACTTCCTAATCGCTCACTTCCACTATGTATTAATCTCTGGTACAGTGTTTGGCTGTTTCGCAGGTTTATACTTCTGGTATCCAAAGATTTTCGGTCACACGTTGAACGAAAAATTAGGAAAAATTTCATTCTGGATTTTTGTTGTTGGATTTAACGTATGTTTCTTCCCACAATTCTTCCTAGGTTTAGACGGTATGACTCGTCGTATGCAAACTTATGCAGACAACCTTGGCTGGAATGGATTAAACTTAGTTTCAACAATCGGTGCATTCTTAATGGGTCTTGGCTTCTTCGTATTAGTAGTTAACTTATTATACAGTGCATGGAAAAACAAACGCGACACTGCAAACGATCCTTGGGATGGTCGTACACTTGAGTGGTGGACTAAATCACCAGTTCAAGCTTACAACTTTGCAGTAATTCCTCATGTGAAAGAAATGGATGCATTCTGGCACATGAAAAAACGTAATGAAACAGACATTAAAGCAGAAGACTTAAAACCAATTCACTTACCAAGCAACTCTGGCGTGCCATTTATCTCAGGTATTTTCTGGTTTATCGGTGGATTTGGCTTAGTATTTGAATGGATTCCAATGGCAATCGTTGGATTAGCAGGTATTTTTGCTTGTATGCTTGCTCGTTCATTTGATTATGATCCGGGCTTCTATGTAAAAGTAGATGAAATTAAGAAGGTTGAAGGAATTACAGGGGGTGACAAATAATGGCAGGACATTTAGATAAATCATTGCCGTTAGAATACCAAGAAGAACAAAGTCGCCTGAATATCCTTGGATTCTGGATTTTCTTAGGTGCCGAGATCGCGTTGTTCTCTACGCTATTCGTAACGTACTTAACGTACCATACGCGTACAGCGGGTGGCCCTACTGCAGAAGAACTGTTCGTTGTTAAAGATTTTATGATCGAAACACTGTTATTATTATTCAGTAGTTTCACGATGGGAATTGCCATCTTTAAAATGCGTAATAATGATTTAAAAGGACTTTTAGTTTGGTTTGTTATTACGCTTGTCCTTGGTGGAGGATTCCTTTTCTACGAAATTCGTGAGTTTTACATGTATGCAGTTCACGAAGGTGCAACAATGCAAACAAGTGCCTTCTTATCAGGGTTCTTTACACTACTTGGAACGCACGGTCTTCACGTAACAGTCGGTGTATTCTGGGCAATCAGTATTATCATTCAGTTAGTAAGACGAGGATTAACACCCGTTACTGCTCGTAAAGTATTTATTATCGGTTTATACTGGCATTTCCTTGATGTTGTATGGATCTTCATCTTCACGCTTGTATACTTGAACGGATTGGTGGGATAAGACATGGAAAATAAACAAGGCCAAAAAGCTGGATTTCCGCTTAGTCATGTATTTGGGCTTATCCTTTCACTAGCCTTAACATTTGCAGCGCTTGGTTTAGTAGTGCTAGCTGATCTATCAAGAAGCATTACGATGACTCTTATCATGATCCTAGCGTTATTACAAGCAGCAATGCAGCTAGTAATGTTCATGCACATGACTGAAAGTGAAAATGGTAAAGTACAGGTTGCAAATATTCTTTACAGTTTCTTTATTGCACTTTGTATCGTTGTTGGTACACTGTGGATTCTTGCAGCTCACTTTAACCATTAAAAATAAAACCACTTACTTCGGTAAGTGGTTTATTTTTTTTCATTCAGTTTATATTTCAACGTTTGATATTCTCCCGTTGGAACTTTTTTTACTACTTTTCCTTTATCATCGCTGTAGATATTCACTTGTTCGTACACTTCAATTCGGTATCCGCCTCTTTTTTCCGTTTTAACATGAACTTCTTTGACCGACATATTTAGTTGTTCCGCTTCGTCTTCATCAGCAGAGGTTTCAACAGCTCCTCCATCAAGTGAAAGGTGAGATAAGCTGTCAAACGACTGCTGGGAATTGTTATCAACATAGCTGGTCACGACTAAAATACCGGCAAAAAACAATACTAAAAAAAGCGTCCGGACTTTAACCTTCATCTTAAAACACCCCCGTAAACTGAAAAACCAGCACGACTGCACCTAATATCCAGACGTAAATCGCAAACGTTTTTAATGAATGATGTTTTAAATAATTGATCATCCATTTTACCGCTACATAACCAAATAAAGCAGATGAAAGGGTAGCGACAAATAAAAAGAAAACGGAAAGCTGCTCGACTTCACCTGTGACTACATCTTTTAACTGAAGCAAAACCGCTCCGCAAATGGCGGGAGTCGACAATAAAAATGAAAAATAAGCGGCTGTTTCACGGTCTAATTTTCGCATTAGCGCAGCTACCATCGTTAAGCCCGATCTAGATACAGCAGGAAATATAGCGGCTGCTTGAAACGAGCCGATAAAAAAGGCATCTCCGTATGAAATATGATCCATTTTTTTATAGCCATTCTTTACGGAATCACCAAACCATAAAAGTAGTCCCGTCGCAAGAAATTCCCAGCCGATCGTTAATCCAGATTTAGAAATGCTGTCAAAATAGTCTTTGAACAAAAGACCAATAACAACTGCAGGGATCGTCCCTATTACTAAAAGCCCTGTAAGCTTGCTAAACGGATGGCGAATAATATGCCATAGCTCACGCTTATAAAATACAAAAACAGCAAGCAGAGTGCCTATATGCAGCATCGTATCTAAATACAATCCTGCATCGTCTAAACCAAACAAGTGACGCCCTAAATACAAATGACCCGTACTGCTTATCGGTAAAAATTCTGTAAGTCCCTGAATGATTCCCAAAATAAACGCTTCAAACCACGACATCTTATCACCTCATACAGCGTGTCCTTATTAGTAGTGTATAGAGGAAGTTCTGAGAACATGACAAAAACATGGAAGTATAGGCAGTCATTTAGTGAAATAAATATATAAAAATAGGTCATAGTATAAGAAGAGATGACCAATTCTTATCTCCATCTCATCCACAATGGAAAGAGGTGCTAAAAATGATACGAAAATGGGTTGCTGTATGCGTCGTATTCGCTGCTTTTATTTTTCCGCAAGCAGTAAGTGCCGAACAGCCAAAAGTAGAGGTATTTCAAATTGAAACGGGCAAAGTCATTCGTTCAACGCTCAAACCTCCAAGTGTTCAAAAAGAAGCTGAAAAAAGTATTGCGTCCATTACTGGTTTATATAAAAAGGTAAGTCCGCTTCCTAAAAAAGGATATCTTGTTAAAATACCTCTTGATCCAGCCGTAAAAATTGAAAATAGTTCGGTCAACACGTTAGCAAGTGAAGTTATTTTTGTTCTTGAGCCGAATCAAAAGCCAATCATGATGGTATTCGATAATGAAAATAGAACCTATTTTTTTGAATTTACTCATGATTTAACTCTTCTCAGAAAAGCATTACAGCTATAAGTCATCGAAATGATGGCTTTTTTTTACATAGACAGTTGACAGTTTATTATGATAAATGTAATATATTTAGAAAAGTCAGAAATAATAAGGGGGAGAATTATGTGATAGCTTTACGACCGTTCTCCAAAAAAGACTTTAAACAGCTAATGGATTGGATTCCCTCTGAGTCATTTATGGTACAATGGAGCGGCTCTAGCTTTTCTTTTCCGCTTACTCCTAGGCAGTTAAAACACTACATTCGATATGCAAATGAAGATGGTGCTTCTACCTATGCTTTTTCCGTCATAGATGAAAATGAACAGCTTATTGGGCATATTTCTCTGGCTCATATTGATTATTATCATAAAACAGGAAGAATCGGCCGAGTGCTGCTTAGTGAAAAGTATAGAGGGAAAGGGCTTTGCTCGCACATGTTTGAAAAAGTGCTAGCTTTCGGTTTTGAAGAACTGGGTCTTC is part of the Priestia aryabhattai genome and encodes:
- a CDS encoding GNAT family N-acetyltransferase, with the protein product MIALRPFSKKDFKQLMDWIPSESFMVQWSGSSFSFPLTPRQLKHYIRYANEDGASTYAFSVIDENEQLIGHISLAHIDYYHKTGRIGRVLLSEKYRGKGLCSHMFEKVLAFGFEELGLHRISLGVFDFNERAIQSYERIGFTREGLLRDVRLVDGQYWSLIEMSMLESEWAQRDVHQKSG
- the qoxD gene encoding cytochrome aa3 quinol oxidase subunit IV, with product MENKQGQKAGFPLSHVFGLILSLALTFAALGLVVLADLSRSITMTLIMILALLQAAMQLVMFMHMTESENGKVQVANILYSFFIALCIVVGTLWILAAHFNH
- the qoxA gene encoding cytochrome aa3 quinol oxidase subunit II, producing MKPKKGFWKLVGLLSALSLVFLSGCSKLAVLNPQGPVAKTQSDLIIWSMWMMLIVVVVVFAIFIFVLVKYREKPENMDYEPPEQEGNLKMEVIWTAFPIIILILLAVPTVKAIYSAEEVPTESKDKDPIVIHVTSANWKWIFSYPEQNIETVNYVNIPADTPVKFELTAQGPMNSFWVPELGGQKYSMNNMSMPLYLEADKPGSYMGRSANFSGEHFTQMQFEVQAQTDKDFKEWVSDVKGTAGKLTEKKYDQILSPGVVGRQTYNGTHLKWIDHAKDVYIPGKELERGTGHDHSKMKEDEKTSNEEMENMDHSNHE
- a CDS encoding undecaprenyl-diphosphate phosphatase codes for the protein MSWFEAFILGIIQGLTEFLPISSTGHLYLGRHLFGLDDAGLYLDTMLHIGTLLAVFVFYKRELWHIIRHPFSKLTGLLVIGTIPAVVIGLLFKDYFDSISKSGLTIGWEFLATGLLLWFGDSVKNGYKKMDHISYGDAFFIGSFQAAAIFPAVSRSGLTMVAALMRKLDRETAAYFSFLLSTPAICGAVLLQLKDVVTGEVEQLSVFFLFVATLSSALFGYVAVKWMINYLKHHSLKTFAIYVWILGAVVLVFQFTGVF
- a CDS encoding rhodanese-like domain-containing protein — its product is MAILYMSIGILLLLICYSFYKRYVPVQGIKKVTAVDCASTTISYVDVRHFHEMKQNPCHKAIHIPLPYLERQHAEIPYKEVVVIVPDSISRNLSIRQLKKHGYQVKGYMCAERCV
- the qoxB gene encoding cytochrome aa3 quinol oxidase subunit I is translated as MKLDEFFVTGEPMIYAADAAIAMTVIGIVFVLTYFKKWKWLWTEWLTTVDHKRLGVMYILSAVLMLFRGGIDGIMMRMQLAFPGMNILDEHHYNGVFTAHGVIMILFMAMPFIIGLMNVIVPLQIGARDVAYPFLNAISFWTFFMGAMLFNLSFVIGGAPDAGWTSYFPLAGKEFSEGIGNNFYAVSLQIAGAGTLMTGINFFVTILKMRAPGMTMMKMPMFTWSIFITSIIIIFAFPVLTVALALMTLDRVFGTAFFTMANGGLPMMWANLFWIWGHPEVYIVILPVFGVFSEVISTHSRKNLFGYKAMVVSMVGIAFLSYLVWVHHFFTMGNSPSVNSFFSITTMLIAVPTGVKIFNWLFTMYKGRIKFTTAMLWSLAFIPNFVIGGVTGVMLAMASADYQYHNSYFLIAHFHYVLISGTVFGCFAGLYFWYPKIFGHTLNEKLGKISFWIFVVGFNVCFFPQFFLGLDGMTRRMQTYADNLGWNGLNLVSTIGAFLMGLGFFVLVVNLLYSAWKNKRDTANDPWDGRTLEWWTKSPVQAYNFAVIPHVKEMDAFWHMKKRNETDIKAEDLKPIHLPSNSGVPFISGIFWFIGGFGLVFEWIPMAIVGLAGIFACMLARSFDYDPGFYVKVDEIKKVEGITGGDK
- the qoxC gene encoding cytochrome aa3 quinol oxidase subunit III, whose amino-acid sequence is MAGHLDKSLPLEYQEEQSRLNILGFWIFLGAEIALFSTLFVTYLTYHTRTAGGPTAEELFVVKDFMIETLLLLFSSFTMGIAIFKMRNNDLKGLLVWFVITLVLGGGFLFYEIREFYMYAVHEGATMQTSAFLSGFFTLLGTHGLHVTVGVFWAISIIIQLVRRGLTPVTARKVFIIGLYWHFLDVVWIFIFTLVYLNGLVG